The Micromonospora krabiensis genome window below encodes:
- a CDS encoding pirin family protein has translation MERTESMPAQTLPAGMAAEESGSVLLPGHDVPLGRYTTVRRLLPQRTRRMVGAWCFVDHFGPDDVAERPGMEVPPHPHTGLQTVTWLLDGEILHRDSLGNVQPIRPGQLNVMTSGHGIAHSERSPQPHPPLMHGVQLWVALPDPARAGAADFAHHADLPRWRDGNLDVTLLVGEIGGERSPAVVHTPLVGAQLELGGPEPVDLPLRPDFEYALLAMSGSAAVDGVTVEPGALLYLGTGRGRLGLSGAAGSRLLLLGGAPFEEPLVMWWNFVGRSHEEVVAAREDWMAGRRFGVVADDAAPPLPAPALPTTRLKARDRLGGLRG, from the coding sequence GTGGAGCGTACCGAGTCGATGCCGGCGCAGACCCTGCCGGCCGGGATGGCCGCCGAGGAATCCGGCAGCGTGCTGCTGCCCGGCCACGACGTGCCGCTGGGGCGGTACACGACGGTGCGCCGGCTGCTGCCGCAGCGCACCCGTCGGATGGTCGGCGCCTGGTGCTTCGTGGACCACTTCGGGCCGGACGACGTGGCCGAGCGCCCCGGCATGGAGGTGCCGCCACACCCGCACACCGGCCTGCAGACGGTGACCTGGCTGCTGGACGGGGAGATCCTGCACCGGGACAGCCTGGGCAACGTCCAGCCGATCCGGCCCGGTCAGCTCAACGTGATGACCTCCGGGCACGGCATCGCCCACTCGGAGCGGTCACCCCAGCCCCACCCGCCGCTGATGCACGGTGTCCAGCTCTGGGTGGCGCTGCCGGATCCGGCGCGCGCCGGTGCCGCCGACTTCGCCCACCACGCCGACCTGCCGCGCTGGCGCGACGGCAACCTGGACGTGACGCTGCTGGTCGGCGAGATCGGTGGCGAGCGGTCGCCGGCGGTGGTGCACACACCGCTCGTCGGCGCGCAGCTGGAACTGGGCGGCCCGGAGCCGGTCGACCTGCCGTTGCGTCCCGACTTCGAGTACGCGCTCCTCGCGATGTCCGGTTCCGCCGCCGTCGACGGGGTGACGGTCGAGCCGGGTGCGTTGCTGTACCTCGGTACCGGACGTGGCCGGCTCGGCCTGAGCGGTGCCGCGGGCAGCCGGCTGCTGCTGCTCGGCGGTGCGCCGTTCGAGGAGCCGCTGGTGATGTGGTGGAACTTCGTGGGCCGCTCCCACGAGGAGGTCGTCGCCGCCCGGGAGGACTGGATGGCCGGGCGTCGGTTCGGCGTCGTCGCCGACGATGCCGCGCCGCCGCTGCCCGCCCCGGCGCTGCCCACCACCCGGCTGAAGGCCCGTGACCGGTTGGGCGGTCTGCGCGGGTAG
- a CDS encoding DUF4012 domain-containing protein, with the protein MSESVRPSRRRSRSRRRRRARLRRALLGALVVTSLLLVAGGWVGFRGWQARAHLLNAAGLARELSAQVLGGDHERAQRTLAALQEQSGAARSATADPGWSVGRRTPFAGDDLGAVRQIAVAVDDLARQAFPTLLRADLASLVPAGGRLDVDRLRTVSADLATVDDVVQRTRRDLATVHADGLVSQVRQAVSGLRGELDQLADLTAAVDQGARLLPPLLGADGKRTYLLVSQNPAELRATGGMFGAYALIEAEKGQVRMGKQGSSSSLGRFTPPLSLPKEVRALWTDLPGIYPADVNLTPHFPTAASLYREMFRRKTGTKVDGVLAVDPVVLSYLLKATGPVLVPGGVPLASDTAVRTLLNETYQRLDTREQDAFFAASAAAVFDTLFKKNVDSKVLLSVFARAVEERRILFWSARPEEQRTLGDSRMAGALPEQDTVPTVGVFLNDGSGAKLGYYLRPAATLTVGECRPDGRRELRLRVTLHSTAPKSGLSESVLGLARAGDPYTVRTLVSVFSPTGGTVVDVRLDGAETAVGSGTERRRQVATANVEVGPGASRTLQVTVLTGKKTGTGQAELWLTPTATPWTTQVETAPSCDQ; encoded by the coding sequence GTGTCGGAGAGCGTACGACCGAGTCGGCGGCGGAGCCGCTCCCGTCGGCGTCGTCGGGCCCGGCTGCGGCGCGCGCTGCTCGGCGCGCTGGTGGTCACGTCCCTCCTGCTGGTCGCCGGCGGCTGGGTCGGGTTCCGGGGCTGGCAGGCCCGCGCCCACCTGCTCAACGCCGCCGGCCTGGCCCGTGAGCTCAGCGCGCAGGTGCTCGGTGGGGACCACGAGCGGGCCCAGCGCACGCTCGCCGCGCTCCAGGAGCAGTCCGGCGCGGCGCGCTCCGCGACGGCCGACCCGGGGTGGTCGGTCGGTCGCCGGACCCCGTTCGCCGGGGACGACCTGGGCGCCGTACGCCAGATCGCGGTGGCCGTGGACGACCTCGCCCGGCAGGCCTTCCCCACGCTGCTCCGCGCCGACCTGGCCAGCCTGGTGCCGGCCGGCGGCCGGCTGGACGTGGACCGGTTGCGGACCGTGTCCGCCGACCTCGCCACGGTGGACGACGTCGTCCAGCGCACCCGTCGGGACCTTGCCACCGTGCACGCCGACGGTCTGGTCAGCCAGGTCCGGCAGGCCGTCAGCGGTCTGCGCGGCGAACTCGACCAGCTCGCCGACCTCACCGCGGCGGTCGACCAGGGCGCCCGGCTGCTGCCGCCGCTGCTCGGCGCCGACGGCAAGCGCACCTACCTGCTGGTGTCGCAGAACCCTGCGGAGCTGCGCGCCACGGGCGGCATGTTCGGCGCGTACGCGCTGATCGAGGCCGAGAAGGGTCAGGTGCGGATGGGGAAGCAGGGCAGCAGCTCCTCCCTCGGGCGCTTCACCCCGCCGCTGTCGCTGCCCAAGGAGGTCCGGGCGCTCTGGACCGACCTGCCGGGGATCTACCCCGCCGACGTGAACCTGACCCCGCACTTCCCGACCGCCGCGTCGCTGTACCGCGAGATGTTCCGCCGCAAGACCGGCACGAAGGTCGACGGCGTGCTGGCCGTCGACCCGGTGGTGCTGTCCTATCTGCTCAAGGCCACCGGCCCCGTGCTGGTGCCCGGGGGTGTGCCGCTCGCCAGCGACACGGCGGTGCGGACGCTGCTCAACGAGACCTACCAGCGTCTCGACACCCGTGAGCAGGACGCGTTCTTCGCGGCGTCGGCGGCGGCGGTCTTCGACACCCTTTTTAAGAAGAATGTCGACTCAAAGGTGTTGTTGTCCGTATTCGCCCGTGCTGTGGAGGAACGACGGATATTGTTCTGGAGTGCCCGACCGGAGGAACAGCGGACGCTCGGCGACAGCCGGATGGCCGGTGCGCTTCCGGAACAGGACACCGTGCCGACGGTCGGCGTTTTCCTCAACGACGGCAGCGGCGCGAAGCTCGGCTACTACCTGCGGCCGGCAGCGACGCTGACGGTCGGCGAGTGCCGGCCCGACGGCCGCCGCGAGCTCCGGTTGCGGGTGACCCTGCACTCGACGGCACCGAAGTCCGGTCTCAGCGAGTCGGTCCTCGGCCTTGCCAGAGCGGGAGACCCGTACACCGTCCGCACGTTGGTGTCGGTGTTCAGCCCGACCGGCGGGACGGTGGTCGACGTCCGGCTGGACGGGGCGGAGACGGCGGTGGGCAGCGGCACCGAGCGCCGCCGCCAGGTCGCCACGGCGAACGTCGAGGTCGGCCCCGGCGCCAGCCGGACGTTGCAGGTCACCGTCCTCACCGGAAAGAAGACCGGGACCGGACAGGCCGAGCTGTGGCTAACCCCCACGGCCACCCCGTGGACCACCCAAGTTGAAACCGCACCAAGCTGTGACCAGTAG
- a CDS encoding arsenate reductase/protein-tyrosine-phosphatase family protein, translating to MTDRVLFVCHANLCRSPMAEYLARRLLADRPVEVSSAGTDAMEGLPMHPYAADVAAETGADPTDFRSRRLRPEHLVGATLVLTATRRQRSVCTALAPAVLHRTFTLRQFGRLADAAEPPADPAGDPLRAAVEAAARARGRLQPATPGADDLRDPIGGTAADFRRCAEEIERSMRSLAALIGAAG from the coding sequence ATGACCGACCGGGTGCTGTTCGTCTGCCACGCCAACCTGTGCCGGTCGCCGATGGCCGAGTACCTCGCGCGTCGCCTGCTCGCCGACCGACCGGTCGAGGTGTCCAGCGCCGGGACCGACGCCATGGAAGGGTTGCCCATGCACCCGTACGCGGCGGACGTCGCCGCGGAGACCGGCGCCGACCCGACGGACTTCCGCAGCCGGCGGCTGCGGCCGGAGCACCTGGTCGGCGCCACGCTGGTGCTGACCGCGACCCGACGGCAGCGGTCGGTGTGCACCGCGCTCGCGCCCGCCGTGCTGCACCGGACCTTCACCCTGCGACAGTTCGGGCGACTCGCCGACGCGGCGGAGCCACCGGCGGACCCGGCCGGCGACCCGTTGCGGGCCGCGGTGGAGGCCGCCGCCCGCGCCCGGGGGCGGTTGCAACCCGCCACCCCCGGCGCGGACGACCTTCGGGACCCGATCGGCGGCACCGCCGCCGACTTCCGACGTTGCGCCGAGGAGATCGAACGGTCCATGCGATCCCTCGCCGCGCTCATCGGGGCAGCCGGGTGA
- a CDS encoding polysaccharide biosynthesis tyrosine autokinase — protein MDLLRQLRHVRRHWWVVLVTVMVALGVSAFLTVRAQPRYVASVTFFVTTPNQGVTDAYQGGLFLQQRVKSYADLLTSDRLAQTVVAENNVGLTADEVQRRVSTSTEAGTVLLEASVTDTDQARALKVTETLAAKFVELVQKIETPPDGKAPLKIEVVSGPRVSSEPVSPQPVRNLVLGGLLGLVLGIGLAILRGVADIRLRDAAGLQRATGSPLLGEIPYESGARSAPLIVGDAATSSRAEAVRKLRTNLRFVDVHEPARVIAVTSALQGEGKTTLSCNLAIALAEAGWRVLLVDADLRRPKVDDYLGIDAGVGLTDVLVGDVQVGDVVQRWGDKSLLVLPSGSAPPNPSELLGSKAMADLLLALRESADIVIIDTAPLLAVTDGVVVAVQADGALLVSQQGRTSRAQVAAAARALHAVSVRLLGCVLNMAKMPKAEAYQYEAYRVVAAAESSVAASDGAATPRHAEGGRLNGVSDRTQELTRLPR, from the coding sequence ATGGACCTGCTCCGCCAACTCCGCCACGTACGCCGCCACTGGTGGGTCGTGCTGGTCACCGTCATGGTGGCCCTGGGTGTCAGCGCGTTCCTCACCGTCCGGGCGCAACCCCGTTACGTCGCTTCGGTGACCTTCTTCGTCACCACCCCCAACCAGGGCGTGACGGACGCCTACCAGGGTGGCCTCTTCCTGCAGCAACGTGTCAAGTCGTACGCCGACCTGCTGACCAGCGACCGCCTCGCGCAGACCGTGGTCGCCGAGAACAACGTCGGCCTGACCGCCGACGAGGTGCAGCGGCGGGTCAGCACCTCCACCGAGGCGGGCACGGTGCTGCTCGAGGCGTCGGTGACCGACACCGACCAGGCCCGCGCGCTCAAGGTGACCGAGACCCTCGCGGCGAAGTTCGTCGAACTCGTGCAGAAGATCGAGACCCCGCCGGACGGGAAGGCCCCCCTCAAGATCGAGGTGGTGAGCGGCCCGCGGGTCAGCTCCGAGCCGGTCTCCCCGCAGCCGGTGCGCAACCTGGTGCTCGGCGGCCTGCTCGGCCTGGTGCTCGGCATCGGGTTGGCCATCCTGCGCGGCGTGGCCGACATCCGGCTCCGCGACGCCGCCGGCCTCCAGCGGGCCACCGGCAGTCCGCTGCTCGGCGAGATCCCGTACGAGAGCGGCGCGCGCTCCGCCCCGCTGATCGTCGGTGACGCCGCGACCTCGTCCCGGGCGGAGGCGGTCCGGAAGTTGCGGACGAACCTGCGCTTCGTCGACGTGCACGAGCCGGCCCGCGTCATCGCGGTCACCAGCGCGCTCCAGGGCGAGGGGAAGACCACCCTCTCCTGCAACCTGGCCATCGCGCTCGCCGAGGCGGGCTGGCGGGTGCTGCTGGTCGACGCCGACCTCCGTCGGCCGAAGGTCGACGACTACCTGGGCATCGACGCCGGCGTCGGTCTGACCGACGTGCTGGTCGGTGACGTCCAGGTGGGCGACGTCGTGCAGCGCTGGGGCGACAAGTCCCTGCTCGTGCTGCCCAGCGGCTCGGCTCCGCCCAACCCGAGCGAGCTGCTCGGCTCGAAGGCGATGGCGGACCTGCTGCTGGCCCTGCGGGAGTCCGCGGACATCGTCATCATCGACACCGCGCCGCTGCTCGCGGTGACCGACGGTGTGGTGGTCGCGGTGCAGGCCGACGGCGCGCTGCTCGTCAGCCAGCAGGGCCGCACCTCGCGGGCGCAGGTGGCCGCGGCCGCCCGCGCGTTGCACGCGGTGTCGGTCCGACTGCTCGGCTGCGTGCTGAACATGGCCAAGATGCCGAAGGCCGAGGCGTACCAGTACGAGGCCTACCGGGTGGTCGCCGCGGCGGAGAGCTCGGTCGCGGCGAGCGACGGGGCCGCCACGCCCCGGCACGCCGAGGGCGGCCGGCTGAACGGCGTCAGCGACCGTACGCAGGAACTCACCCGGCTGCCCCGATGA
- a CDS encoding DUF1622 domain-containing protein, whose amino-acid sequence MGVDEVLRHGDQVLVAVVEVAGALIIFAGAVWAATRFVVEGVRHRTAAVFTPIRLSLGRFLTLGLEFQLAADILRTAVSPTFDQIGQLAAIATIRTALNYFLGREIRQEQRQVSAGEGDR is encoded by the coding sequence GTGGGCGTCGACGAAGTCCTGCGCCACGGCGACCAGGTGCTGGTCGCCGTGGTGGAGGTGGCCGGCGCCCTGATCATCTTCGCCGGTGCGGTCTGGGCGGCGACGCGGTTCGTGGTCGAGGGGGTGCGGCACCGCACCGCCGCCGTCTTCACCCCGATCCGGCTCTCGCTGGGCCGGTTCCTCACCCTCGGCCTGGAGTTCCAGCTCGCGGCCGACATCCTCCGGACGGCGGTGTCACCGACGTTCGACCAGATCGGCCAGTTGGCGGCGATCGCCACGATCCGGACGGCGTTGAACTACTTCCTCGGCCGGGAGATCCGCCAGGAGCAGCGGCAGGTGAGCGCGGGGGAGGGGGACCGGTGA
- a CDS encoding TMEM165/GDT1 family protein, whose protein sequence is MEGFLAALVISFGVIFVAELGDKSQLMALAFATRFKPVPVLIGITVATAVVHLASVAIGAGLGAVLPTEWISLVAGLAFLGFAAWTLRGDSLTEEERRKAEKASTSAILTVGIAFFLAELGDKTMLATITLATQHGWFGTWLGSTIGMVAADALAILVGRLLGRRLPEKAIKYGAAVLFAISGLWLILESLVELT, encoded by the coding sequence ATGGAGGGATTCCTCGCCGCGCTGGTGATCAGCTTCGGCGTCATCTTCGTCGCCGAGTTGGGCGACAAGAGTCAATTGATGGCGCTGGCCTTCGCCACGCGGTTCAAGCCGGTACCGGTGCTCATCGGCATCACCGTCGCCACCGCCGTGGTGCACCTCGCGTCGGTGGCCATCGGCGCCGGGCTCGGTGCGGTGCTGCCGACCGAGTGGATCTCCCTGGTCGCCGGTCTCGCCTTCCTCGGGTTCGCCGCCTGGACCCTGCGCGGCGACTCCCTCACCGAGGAGGAACGGCGCAAGGCGGAGAAGGCCAGCACGTCGGCGATCCTCACCGTCGGGATCGCGTTCTTCCTCGCCGAACTGGGCGACAAGACGATGCTCGCCACCATCACCCTGGCCACGCAGCACGGCTGGTTCGGCACCTGGCTCGGCTCGACGATCGGCATGGTCGCCGCGGACGCCCTCGCCATCCTGGTCGGCCGGCTGCTCGGCCGCCGCCTTCCCGAGAAGGCCATCAAGTACGGGGCGGCCGTGCTGTTCGCCATCTCCGGCCTGTGGCTGATCCTGGAGTCCCTGGTCGAGCTGACCTGA
- the egtD gene encoding L-histidine N(alpha)-methyltransferase yields the protein MSAEPLEIHLEEQDLARGLRDDVRAGLTADPKWLPPKWFYDARGSELFEEITRLPEYYPTRAERAVLAAQAPAIADLTRAKTLIELGSGSSEKTRLLLDAFSRRGGLGTFVPLDVSASALRASTAQIAADYPGLRVRGIVGDFTRHLDRLPTGGRRLVLFLGGTIGNLLPAERAAFLTSMRAALESGDWLLVGTDLVKDPSVVVPAYDDAAGVTAEFNRNVLRVVNRELGADFDPEAFTHVARWDAEHEWIEMRLRADRRMSIRVPDLGLDVSFDAGEELRTEISAKFRPEGAAAELGAAGFTVEMFWTDPERLFGVTLARAC from the coding sequence ATGAGCGCCGAGCCGCTGGAGATCCACCTTGAGGAGCAGGACCTCGCCCGGGGGTTGCGCGACGACGTCCGGGCCGGGCTGACCGCGGACCCGAAGTGGCTGCCCCCCAAGTGGTTCTACGACGCCCGGGGCAGCGAGCTCTTCGAGGAGATCACCCGGCTGCCCGAGTACTACCCGACCCGGGCCGAGCGCGCCGTGCTCGCCGCGCAGGCGCCGGCGATCGCCGACCTGACCCGCGCGAAGACCCTCATCGAGCTGGGCTCCGGCTCGTCGGAGAAGACCCGTCTACTGCTGGACGCGTTCAGTCGCCGCGGCGGGCTCGGCACGTTCGTCCCGCTCGACGTCTCGGCCAGCGCGTTGCGCGCTTCCACGGCCCAGATCGCCGCCGACTACCCGGGGCTGCGCGTGCGCGGCATCGTCGGGGACTTCACCCGGCACCTCGACCGGCTCCCCACGGGGGGACGTCGGCTGGTGCTGTTCCTGGGCGGCACGATCGGCAACCTGCTCCCCGCCGAGCGGGCGGCGTTCCTCACCTCGATGCGCGCCGCCCTGGAGTCCGGTGACTGGCTCCTCGTCGGCACCGACCTGGTCAAGGACCCGTCCGTCGTCGTTCCCGCGTACGACGACGCGGCGGGGGTGACCGCGGAGTTCAACCGCAACGTGCTGCGGGTGGTCAACCGGGAGTTGGGGGCGGACTTCGACCCGGAGGCGTTCACCCACGTGGCCCGCTGGGACGCGGAGCATGAGTGGATCGAGATGCGGCTGCGGGCCGATCGGAGGATGTCGATCCGAGTGCCCGATCTCGGGTTGGACGTCTCCTTCGACGCCGGCGAGGAACTGCGCACCGAGATCTCGGCCAAGTTCCGGCCGGAGGGTGCCGCCGCCGAGCTGGGAGCCGCCGGGTTCACGGTCGAGATGTTCTGGACCGACCCCGAGCGGCTGTTCGGGGTCACGCTGGCCCGCGCCTGCTGA
- the egtC gene encoding ergothioneine biosynthesis protein EgtC, with product MCRHLAYLGPPVTLAELLFEPPYSLVRQSWAPRDMRGGGTINADGFGVGWYPGDGPPVRYRRAQPIWTDPTIAQLATVTSTSAVLAAVRSATVGMAVLDEAAAPFAEGRWLFSHNGVIRGWPDSVVPLAADLPVRDLLTLDAATDSALLWALVRHRLRAGEDPAEAVADTVRAVAAAAPGSRLNVLLTDGHTAVASVLGHALSVRQGPDAVLVASEPHDDDPDWRAVPDAHLVTATADRVRVRPLGRG from the coding sequence ATGTGCCGTCACCTGGCCTACCTGGGGCCACCGGTCACCCTGGCGGAGCTGCTGTTCGAGCCGCCCTACTCGCTGGTGCGGCAGTCCTGGGCGCCCCGCGACATGCGCGGCGGCGGCACCATCAACGCCGACGGGTTCGGCGTCGGTTGGTACCCGGGGGACGGGCCGCCGGTCCGCTACCGGCGGGCCCAACCGATCTGGACCGACCCCACCATCGCCCAACTCGCCACCGTCACCTCGACGAGCGCGGTGCTCGCCGCCGTCCGCTCCGCCACCGTCGGCATGGCCGTGCTCGACGAGGCCGCCGCACCCTTCGCCGAGGGGCGGTGGCTGTTCAGCCACAACGGGGTCATCCGCGGCTGGCCCGACTCGGTCGTGCCGCTCGCCGCCGACCTGCCCGTGCGGGACCTGCTCACGTTGGACGCCGCCACGGATTCCGCGTTGCTCTGGGCGCTGGTGCGGCACCGGCTGCGGGCCGGGGAGGATCCGGCCGAGGCGGTGGCCGACACGGTCCGCGCGGTGGCCGCGGCCGCCCCGGGCTCCCGGCTCAACGTACTGCTCACCGACGGCCACACGGCGGTCGCCAGCGTGCTCGGGCACGCCCTGTCGGTCCGGCAGGGGCCCGACGCGGTGCTGGTGGCGTCCGAGCCGCACGACGACGACCCCGACTGGCGGGCGGTGCCGGACGCCCACCTCGTCACCGCGACCGCCGACCGGGTGCGGGTGCGCCCGCTCGGGCGGGGGTGA
- the egtB gene encoding ergothioneine biosynthesis protein EgtB has protein sequence MTDTSHALGAEQLRDHIAAELDRARARTALLTDAVDDADLMRQHSPLMSPLVWDLAHVGNQEELWLVRDVGGRDPVRQDIDDLYDAFKQPRKDRPALPLLRPGEARTYVGTVRDKVYDLLDTIRFSERPLVADGFAFGMIVQHEQQHDETMLATHQLRSGAAVLHAPPPPEPRAAVGGEVLVPAGPFTMGTDTDPWALDNERPAHRVDLPAYVIDAAPVTNGDYRRFIAEGGYDDPRWWSTQGWAHRVDADLTAPMHWRRDGDGWAYRRFGRWAPVRDDEPVVHVCWHEAQAYAAWAGKRLPTEAEWEKAARWDPATGRSRRYPWGDDDPTADHANLGQRHLWPAPVGAYPAGASPLGVHQLIGDVWEWTSTAFRGHPGFTAFPYREYSEVFFGDDHRVLRGGSFGTDRAACRGTFRNWDYSIRRQIFSGFRCARDARPEESRP, from the coding sequence GTGACCGACACGTCCCACGCGCTCGGCGCGGAGCAGTTGCGCGACCACATCGCGGCGGAGCTGGACCGCGCCCGCGCCCGCACGGCCCTGCTCACCGACGCGGTCGACGACGCCGACCTGATGCGTCAGCACTCACCCCTGATGTCCCCGCTGGTGTGGGACCTCGCCCACGTCGGCAACCAGGAGGAGCTCTGGCTGGTCCGTGACGTCGGCGGCCGGGACCCGGTCCGGCAGGACATCGACGACCTCTACGACGCGTTCAAGCAGCCCCGCAAGGACCGTCCCGCGTTGCCGCTGCTGCGACCGGGCGAGGCGCGCACCTACGTGGGGACCGTCCGCGACAAGGTCTACGACCTGCTCGACACCATCCGGTTCAGCGAACGGCCACTGGTCGCCGACGGCTTCGCCTTCGGGATGATCGTGCAGCACGAGCAGCAGCACGACGAGACGATGCTCGCCACCCACCAGCTGCGTTCCGGGGCCGCCGTGCTGCACGCGCCGCCGCCGCCCGAGCCGCGGGCCGCCGTCGGCGGTGAGGTGCTGGTTCCGGCGGGTCCGTTCACGATGGGCACCGACACGGATCCGTGGGCGCTGGACAACGAGCGTCCGGCGCACCGGGTCGACCTGCCCGCGTACGTCATCGACGCGGCCCCGGTCACCAACGGTGACTACCGGCGGTTCATCGCGGAGGGCGGCTACGACGATCCGCGGTGGTGGAGCACACAGGGCTGGGCGCACCGGGTCGACGCCGACCTGACCGCGCCGATGCACTGGCGGCGCGACGGCGACGGCTGGGCCTACCGCCGCTTCGGCCGGTGGGCGCCGGTGCGCGACGACGAGCCGGTCGTGCACGTCTGCTGGCACGAGGCGCAGGCGTACGCGGCGTGGGCCGGCAAGCGGCTGCCCACCGAGGCGGAGTGGGAGAAGGCCGCCCGGTGGGACCCGGCGACCGGTCGGTCCCGCCGCTACCCGTGGGGCGACGACGACCCCACCGCCGACCACGCCAACCTCGGGCAGCGGCACCTGTGGCCCGCCCCGGTCGGTGCCTACCCGGCCGGAGCCTCCCCGCTCGGCGTGCACCAGTTGATCGGGGACGTCTGGGAGTGGACCTCCACCGCGTTCCGGGGTCACCCGGGCTTCACCGCGTTCCCCTACCGGGAATACTCCGAGGTCTTCTTCGGCGACGACCACCGGGTGCTGCGCGGGGGGTCGTTCGGCACCGACCGGGCCGCCTGCCGGGGCACGTTCCGCAACTGGGACTACTCGATCCGCCGGCAGATCTTCAGTGGTTTCCGCTGCGCCCGCGACGCTCGGCCCGAGGAGTCGCGGCCGTGA
- the egtA gene encoding ergothioneine biosynthesis glutamate--cysteine ligase EgtA has translation MVTSPGLERATILRESAAAASHLARICFKTGPPTQVGVELEWTVHDAADPARSIDAGRLRAALGRHSPTTLTPTSPADPLGHGSAVTLEPGGQVEVSTPPRTSVAALVRATGADIAELTALLGAAGLALGSSGIDPHREPRPVLHTPRYRAMRRAFDGRGPAGRTMMDATAGLQVCLDAGEPDQVALRWAVAHAVGPPLLAAFATADRHAGRPTGWASARMAAWLAIEPSRTRPVWSPQRPDEDPTAAWVRYVLAAPLLCLRRPGTDWTPPPGVTFGDWLAGALPRPPTTDDLDYHVSTLFPPVRPRGYLELRYLDAQPGRGWTIPLAVLAALFADPATLHAAYVVSAPVAHRWHAAARRGLADPALAAAAAQLLDLALAALPRLDLPSDLYDEIHRGVRRRRAVAERGDR, from the coding sequence ATGGTGACGTCACCCGGGCTCGAACGAGCCACGATCCTGCGCGAGTCGGCGGCCGCCGCCAGCCATCTCGCCCGCATCTGCTTCAAGACCGGGCCTCCGACGCAGGTCGGCGTCGAACTGGAATGGACCGTGCACGACGCCGCCGATCCCGCCCGGTCGATCGACGCCGGCCGGTTGCGTGCGGCGCTGGGGCGGCACAGCCCCACCACTCTGACTCCCACGAGCCCCGCCGATCCGTTGGGCCACGGCAGCGCCGTCACCCTGGAGCCGGGCGGGCAGGTCGAGGTCTCCACCCCGCCACGCACCTCGGTCGCCGCGCTCGTCCGCGCCACCGGCGCCGACATCGCCGAGTTGACCGCCCTGCTCGGGGCCGCCGGCCTCGCCCTCGGCTCCTCTGGCATCGATCCGCACCGCGAGCCGCGCCCCGTCCTGCACACCCCGCGCTACCGGGCCATGCGTCGGGCCTTCGACGGGCGCGGTCCGGCCGGGCGCACGATGATGGACGCCACCGCCGGCCTGCAGGTCTGCCTCGACGCGGGTGAACCTGACCAGGTGGCGCTGCGGTGGGCCGTCGCCCACGCGGTCGGGCCCCCGCTGCTCGCCGCGTTCGCCACCGCCGACCGGCACGCCGGCCGGCCCACCGGCTGGGCGTCCGCCCGGATGGCCGCGTGGCTCGCCATCGAGCCCTCCCGGACCCGGCCGGTCTGGTCCCCGCAGCGGCCCGACGAGGATCCGACGGCGGCCTGGGTCCGCTACGTCCTCGCCGCGCCCCTGCTCTGCCTGCGCCGCCCGGGGACGGACTGGACGCCGCCGCCCGGCGTCACCTTCGGCGACTGGCTGGCCGGGGCCCTGCCCCGACCGCCCACCACCGACGACCTCGACTACCACGTCAGCACCCTGTTCCCGCCGGTACGGCCGCGCGGCTACCTCGAACTCCGCTACCTGGACGCACAGCCCGGCCGGGGCTGGACGATTCCGCTGGCGGTGCTGGCCGCCCTGTTCGCCGACCCGGCGACCCTGCACGCCGCGTACGTCGTCAGCGCGCCCGTGGCGCACCGCTGGCACGCGGCGGCCCGCCGTGGCCTCGCCGATCCGGCGCTCGCCGCCGCGGCGGCCCAGCTCCTGGACCTGGCGCTCGCGGCGCTGCCGCGGCTCGACCTGCCATCCGACCTGTACGACGAGATCCATCGAGGCGTACGGCGCCGGCGCGCCGTCGCGGAGAGGGGAGACCGGTGA